The nucleotide sequence TCTCTCCGGGAACGTTCCCCGCCTCCTCCTCGAAAACCGCCGCGCGAAGACCGCGACCAAGGAGGTCGTTTCATGAAACAGGAAAAACACGCATTCATTGTCATTCTGGCTTTGATCTCGCTGGTGGCTGCGGGCACAATCCTGCTGGCCTGCAGCAGCAAGGGCGAAATCACCATCGACCCCAACAAGACAGGGACCGTAACCACGAACGTGAGCGATCCCGCCACCTGCGAGGCGCCCCAAGGTCCCTATAGCCACGTTTGGGTGACCATCAAGGACGTCAAGATCCACTCCAGTTCGACCGCCGATGCCAGTGCCTCGGACTGGATCGACTTGACTCCCGACCTTCCCGCCAACCCGAAGCAAGTCGACCTGCTCGCGGCAGGCAACGCGCAGTGCTTCCTGGCCACGCTGGCGCCCGGCACCGTGATTACGGCCGGCACCTACCAGCAGATCCGGGTGATTCTGCTGGACAACACTTCCGGAGCCACGGTCCCCGGAAACCAGTGCACGGGCAGCGCCGCCAACTGCGTGGTGCTCGCCGCCGATGGCAGTGTGCACACCCTGCAGCTTTCCAGCGAGGCCCAGACCGGCATCAAGATCCCTTCCGGCCAGCTCGCCGGCGGCAGTTTCGTGGTCGAGGAAAACCAGACTTCTACCCTGAACATCGACTTCAATGCCTGCTCCTCGATTGTGATCCAGGGCAACGGGCAGTTCCGCCTCAAGCCCGTGTTGCATGCGGGTGAGGTCAACACCACCAACAACGCCATCAGCGGGACGGTGGTGGACTCCGCGACCGGCCTGCCCATCTCGGGCGGCAACATTGTGGTGGCGCTGGAACAGAACGTGAGCGGGATAGACCGCGTAATCATGCAGACGACGGCAGATTCCAACGGCGCCTTCACTTTCTGTCCGGTCCTGCCTGGCACCTATGACGTCGTGGTGGCCGCGGTCGATGGCTCTAACAACGCCTTCGCAGCCACAGTGACCACCGGCGTCCAGCCAGGCAACAGCCTGGGTAATGTTCCCCTGGTTACCACGGCGGGAGCTGCGGCCTCCATCGCAGGCCAAGTGACGACGACCACGGGGGCTGCCGGGACGGCCGCGGACATTCAGCTCTCCGCGTTGCAGCCTATCCCGGGCCAGGCGCTCAGCATTACGGTGCCGCTGCCGGCGCAGTCGGCCACCATGCTGAGCTTCCCCACGGCCTCCGATGCCGCCTGCCCCGTGAACACCTTCTGCGCCAGCTACACGGTGATGGTCCCCGGCGCGCACCCCAATGTGGGCGCCTTCAGCTCCGGTGGCACTACCTATACGCAGAACACGGTGGA is from Terriglobales bacterium and encodes:
- a CDS encoding DUF4382 domain-containing protein produces the protein MKQEKHAFIVILALISLVAAGTILLACSSKGEITIDPNKTGTVTTNVSDPATCEAPQGPYSHVWVTIKDVKIHSSSTADASASDWIDLTPDLPANPKQVDLLAAGNAQCFLATLAPGTVITAGTYQQIRVILLDNTSGATVPGNQCTGSAANCVVLAADGSVHTLQLSSEAQTGIKIPSGQLAGGSFVVEENQTSTLNIDFNACSSIVIQGNGQFRLKPVLHAGEVNTTNNAISGTVVDSATGLPISGGNIVVALEQNVSGIDRVIMQTTADSNGAFTFCPVLPGTYDVVVAAVDGSNNAFAATVTTGVQPGNSLGNVPLVTTAGAAASIAGQVTTTTGAAGTAADIQLSALQPIPGQALSITVPLPAQSATMLSFPTASDAACPVNTFCASYTVMVPGAHPNVGAFSSGGTTYTQNTVDPVVFTVEGKAFLPMSGGTESCSPSTLSTSNQSGGGSLTVTPAVSLTAETLGFTGCT